The sequence GGGAACGTTTTTCTCATCTCAGCCCGAACGACCATGGTCACCATCATCGACTACGGGATTGGCAATCTGCGGTCTATCGAGAAGGCGCTGGAGCGCGTGGGCGCGTCGGTCACGCGCACCGATGATCCAGCGGCCATTGCAGCCGCCGATCGGTTGGTCCTACCAGGCGTGGGCGCCTTTGGGGCATGCGCCGACGCCATCCGAAGCCGCGGCCTGGAAGCGCCCCTGCAGGAGGCGGTGGGCCGCGGCACGCCGCTGCTGGGCGTATGTGTGGGCATGCAGCTCCTGTTTGATGTGGGCCTCGAACACGGCACCCACGAGGGGCTCGGCCTCCTGCCCGGCCGCGTGGTGCACTTCCACAAGGCGCCCGCCGGAGAAGCCGACGCCCTCAAGGTGCCGCACATGGGCTGGAACCAGTTGGCCATTCGGCGCGCAACGCCTCTGACGCGCGACCTGGGCGATGCGCCGTACGTCTACTTTGTGCACTCGTATCACGCCGTCGCCGACAGCCCGCGCGATGTCGTGGCGACGGCGACCTACGGACACGCGTTTCCGGCCATCGTGCAGCGCGACAACGTGTATGGCGTCCAGTTCCACCCCGAAAAGAGTCAGTTGCCGGGGCTGCGCATCCTCCAAAACTTTGCCACCCTGGCGCCGGTGCCCGCATAGAGGCTTCCGACAGGGCATGAGCAGGGCCCGGACCGCTTCACCCGTAATCGGTTTGCGCGTCGGCGCGCCGGCGGCTATATTTATCCCGCGTATCGTTCAGCAACCCGCCGCCCGCTTATGGCCGAGCGCTATCTCGTAAGTGCCCGCAAGTACCGCCCCCGCCAGTTCGACGAGCTGGTGGCGCAGGAGCACGTGGCGAGCACGCTCAAAAATGCGATCCGCCGCGACCGGCTCAGCCACGCCTATCTCTTTAGCGGACCGCGCGGAGTGGGCAAAACCACCGCCGCGCGCATCCTGGCCAAGGCCATCAACTGCGAGACCCCGCGCGACGAACGCCCCGACAACGCCGAGCCGTGCTGCGCCTGTCCGTCG comes from Salisaeta longa DSM 21114 and encodes:
- the hisH gene encoding imidazole glycerol phosphate synthase subunit HisH; this translates as MVTIIDYGIGNLRSIEKALERVGASVTRTDDPAAIAAADRLVLPGVGAFGACADAIRSRGLEAPLQEAVGRGTPLLGVCVGMQLLFDVGLEHGTHEGLGLLPGRVVHFHKAPAGEADALKVPHMGWNQLAIRRATPLTRDLGDAPYVYFVHSYHAVADSPRDVVATATYGHAFPAIVQRDNVYGVQFHPEKSQLPGLRILQNFATLAPVPA